The Actinotalea sp. JY-7876 sequence GACGGGGCGTGGGAACGCACGCTCGCCGACGTCGGCCGCGCCCTGCGCCCCGGCGGCGTCCTCGCCTTCGAGAGCCGCAACCCCCGCGCCCGGGCCTGGGACTGGTGGGCCGGCGCGCCGACGCTCCGGCAGACCGGCCGGGGCCCGCTGCGCGAGTGGTCCGAGATCACCGAACCGGCGCCGGGCCTGGTCGCCGCGACGTTCCACACCCTGTTCGTGGACACAGGCGAGGAGGTCGTCGAGGAGCTGTGCCTCGCGTTCCGCGAGCGCGCGCTCATCGAGGAGCAGCTGACCGACGCCGGGTTCGTCGTCGACGACGTGCGGGGAGGCTGGGACGGTGCACCGTGCGAACCCGACTCGCCCATGATGATCTTCCGCGCACACCGCGCGGGCCGCTGATCCGGGGCAGGATCTCCCGGTGATCACCCTCCGCGACGCTGCCACCGGCGACCTCGACCTGC is a genomic window containing:
- a CDS encoding trans-aconitate 2-methyltransferase, producing MADYDARLVELYDEDNPDGPDHDWFRALADEVGARAVLDLGCGTGILTVTLAGPGRTVVGVDPSPAMLAYAAARPGGGDVRWVLGDSRNLPAGPFDYAVMSGNVAQHIPDGAWERTLADVGRALRPGGVLAFESRNPRARAWDWWAGAPTLRQTGRGPLREWSEITEPAPGLVAATFHTLFVDTGEEVVEELCLAFRERALIEEQLTDAGFVVDDVRGGWDGAPCEPDSPMMIFRAHRAGR